A section of the Longimicrobium sp. genome encodes:
- a CDS encoding M28 family metallopeptidase → MKLLRSTVPLLALAACATAAPEGGPGTAPAAQTGTTAASVTIDPARLAAHVRTLSSDEFLGRGPATPGEEKTVAYIAQQFQAAGLQPGGPNGSWYQEVPLLMSNIVGTPDLSITVGGRRQSLTQGEQIAVRSTMLNQDRVDIREAPLIFLGYGVQAKERNWDDFKGENLRGKVGIVLINDPDFETGQGDFGGKAMTYYGRWTYKYEEAARQGLAGLLIVHETAPASYGWATVKNSNTNTMFDIVRPDPSAVHPALEAWIQRDVAVELMRAAGQDFEALKRRAQTREFRPVTLSGATFSASYGVRRANIRSRNVLGRLAGRTHPNETILYGGHWDHLGVGRPDARGDSIYNGAVDNATGVAAVIEVARAFAAGPRPERSVVFAAWTVEEKGLLGSEYYAANPVYPLETTVAGFNIDALSPTGPARDVLVIGYGQSELEDRLERVLAANGRVVARDRSPEAGYFYRSDHFPMAKRGVPMLYVDSGEDLVAGGSAAGEASAQAYTRDRYHQPADEFDAATWNFAGIAQDALVLYRLGMQLASSRDWPNYRTTSEFRPTRDASAARRQ, encoded by the coding sequence GCCACCGCCGCGCCGGAGGGCGGGCCGGGAACCGCGCCGGCCGCTCAGACCGGCACCACCGCCGCCTCGGTGACGATCGATCCCGCGCGGCTGGCGGCGCACGTGCGCACGCTGTCGTCGGACGAGTTCCTGGGGCGCGGGCCGGCCACGCCCGGCGAGGAAAAAACGGTGGCGTACATCGCCCAGCAGTTCCAGGCCGCCGGCCTGCAGCCCGGCGGGCCCAACGGGAGCTGGTACCAGGAGGTGCCGCTCCTGATGTCCAACATCGTGGGCACGCCGGATCTCAGCATCACCGTGGGCGGACGGCGGCAGAGCCTGACGCAGGGGGAACAGATCGCCGTGCGCTCCACCATGCTCAACCAGGACCGCGTCGACATCCGCGAGGCGCCGCTCATCTTCCTGGGCTACGGGGTGCAGGCGAAGGAGCGGAACTGGGACGACTTCAAGGGCGAGAACCTGCGCGGCAAGGTGGGCATCGTCCTGATCAACGACCCGGACTTCGAGACGGGGCAGGGCGACTTCGGCGGCAAGGCGATGACGTACTACGGCCGCTGGACGTACAAGTACGAGGAGGCCGCGCGGCAGGGGCTCGCCGGGCTGCTGATCGTGCACGAGACGGCGCCCGCGTCGTACGGCTGGGCGACGGTCAAGAACAGCAACACCAACACGATGTTCGACATCGTGCGCCCCGATCCGTCGGCGGTGCACCCGGCGCTGGAGGCGTGGATCCAGCGCGACGTGGCGGTGGAGCTGATGCGCGCGGCGGGGCAGGACTTCGAGGCGCTCAAGCGGCGGGCGCAGACGCGCGAGTTCCGGCCGGTGACGCTGAGCGGCGCCACCTTCTCCGCCAGCTACGGCGTGCGGCGCGCCAACATCCGCTCGCGCAACGTGCTGGGGCGCCTTGCGGGGAGGACGCATCCCAACGAGACGATCCTGTACGGCGGCCACTGGGACCACCTGGGCGTGGGGCGGCCCGATGCGCGCGGCGACAGCATCTACAACGGCGCGGTGGACAACGCCACGGGAGTCGCGGCGGTCATCGAGGTGGCGCGCGCCTTCGCCGCCGGGCCGCGGCCGGAGCGGTCGGTGGTATTCGCCGCGTGGACGGTGGAGGAGAAGGGGCTGCTCGGCTCCGAGTACTACGCCGCCAACCCCGTCTATCCGCTGGAGACCACGGTGGCGGGCTTCAACATCGACGCGCTCTCGCCCACGGGACCCGCGCGCGACGTGCTGGTGATCGGCTACGGGCAGAGCGAGCTGGAGGACCGGCTGGAGCGCGTGCTGGCCGCGAACGGGCGGGTGGTGGCACGCGACCGAAGCCCGGAGGCGGGGTACTTCTACCGCTCCGACCACTTCCCCATGGCCAAGCGCGGCGTCCCCATGCTGTACGTGGACAGCGGCGAGGACCTGGTGGCCGGCGGCAGCGCAGCGGGCGAGGCGTCCGCTCAGGCGTACACCCGCGACCGCTACCACCAGCCCGCGGACGAGTTCGACGCGGCGACCTGGAACTTCGCGGGAATCGCCCAGGACGCGCTGGTGCTTTACCGGCTGGGGATGCAGCTCGCCAGCTCGCGCGACTGGCCGAACTACCGCACGACGTCCGAGTTCCGGCCCACGCGCGATGCATCGGCGGCGCGCAGGCAGTAG